In Sphingobacteriaceae bacterium, the following proteins share a genomic window:
- a CDS encoding phytoene dehydrogenase — MKQKVSIVGSGIAGLASAIQLACAGYKVTVFEKNAYPGGKLSELKLGDYRFDKGPSLLTMPHLIEELQTLSGFDEPFSYRRLDILTHYFFEDGTALVASKSARDFAKEISTKLLEDEMAVTAHLKRSELYYKLTAGIFLEQSISRIKNFLNIKTVKALANIAKLNLSLTMNQQNSKTFRNKKTVQIFNRYATYNGSDPYKAPALLNIIPHLEFGMGAYLPEGGMHKITEYLFKMAEHSGVNFRFNESVEEIVLNGKNVEGIIANGKAYSSKIVISDVDIKVVYSKLLPIQYSPKKLLNQEKSSSAFVFYWGINKEFSQLDIHNILFSENYEEEFRCLFQEDRPFSDPTIYINITSKANKNDAPGASENWFVMVNVPHNKSGSTILYKEELRKNIIAKINRILKTDIEKYIVVEDTLDPQSIEVNTSSFGGSLYGNASNNKYSAFFRHPNFSRQIKGLYFVGGSVHPGGGIPLCLLSAKIASGMILKEHHA, encoded by the coding sequence ATTAAACAAAAAGTATCTATAGTTGGTTCAGGAATTGCCGGGTTGGCTTCAGCCATTCAGTTAGCGTGCGCTGGGTATAAGGTAACTGTATTTGAAAAGAATGCTTACCCCGGAGGAAAGTTAAGTGAGCTAAAGCTGGGAGATTACAGATTCGATAAAGGCCCCTCACTTTTAACAATGCCTCATCTGATTGAAGAGTTACAAACGCTTAGTGGCTTTGACGAGCCCTTTAGTTATAGACGTTTGGATATTCTGACCCATTATTTCTTTGAGGATGGCACTGCGCTGGTAGCTTCAAAATCTGCCCGGGATTTTGCGAAAGAAATAAGTACCAAATTGCTGGAAGATGAGATGGCTGTTACGGCTCATCTTAAACGAAGTGAATTGTATTACAAGCTTACTGCCGGAATTTTTTTAGAACAATCTATAAGCCGCATAAAAAATTTCCTGAATATAAAAACGGTTAAGGCTCTTGCTAACATTGCCAAACTGAATCTGAGTCTTACTATGAACCAACAAAATTCAAAGACTTTCAGGAATAAAAAAACGGTTCAGATTTTTAACCGCTATGCTACATACAACGGTTCTGATCCTTACAAAGCGCCTGCACTGCTAAATATCATCCCACACCTGGAATTTGGTATGGGGGCTTATCTGCCGGAGGGCGGAATGCACAAGATCACCGAGTATCTTTTTAAAATGGCAGAGCACAGCGGAGTTAACTTCAGATTTAACGAAAGTGTGGAAGAGATTGTACTGAACGGAAAAAACGTGGAAGGAATCATAGCTAATGGAAAAGCCTACAGTAGTAAAATTGTAATAAGCGACGTCGACATAAAGGTTGTATATTCTAAATTACTTCCCATTCAATATAGTCCCAAAAAACTACTCAATCAGGAGAAGTCGAGCAGTGCCTTTGTATTTTACTGGGGAATTAACAAAGAATTTTCGCAACTCGATATCCATAATATTTTATTCTCTGAAAATTATGAAGAGGAATTCCGTTGTCTCTTTCAGGAGGATCGGCCTTTCTCAGACCCCACCATTTATATTAACATAACCTCTAAAGCTAATAAAAACGATGCTCCCGGGGCATCTGAGAATTGGTTTGTGATGGTGAATGTGCCACATAACAAATCCGGATCAACCATTTTGTACAAAGAAGAACTCAGGAAAAATATCATCGCTAAAATTAATCGCATCTTAAAAACGGATATTGAAAAATACATTGTGGTGGAAGATACCCTCGATCCGCAAAGTATTGAAGTCAACACGTCTTCGTTTGGAGGGTCGCTGTACGGCAATGCAAGCAATAACAAGTATTCGGCGTTTTTCAGACATCCAAATTTCAGTCGTCAGATAAAGGGTTTATATTTTGTTGGAGGCAGTGTTCACCCGGGTGGTGGCATACCACTGTGTTTATTAAGTGCTAAAATTGCCTCAGGTATGATACTTAAAGAACACCATGCCTAA